The proteins below come from a single Mya arenaria isolate MELC-2E11 chromosome 6, ASM2691426v1 genomic window:
- the LOC128238267 gene encoding uncharacterized protein LOC128238267, translating to MIVIWIYMSALFELTQCAGQFRYAVRNDVYSPTFYHEKDMELVDNNTLAYYMNKACDMYPETFTKYVATYFPGLGYYIESINNQASNWQHDKTYWQIRNDSGLLPLGASSYVPSNGENIMFNLTVFEPFPFHETFSYTVNNEINVPYFNHSVDLFIIDEKPLVYYMSTACKKYPDVFTNYSATYFPTVGYFIDSINGLAGDWDTDKSYWRILNFSQPLSVGVSSYVPRPGDNIVLNFTLSEKENGTDHAKTTETPSNISSNAPVVFSTSTRATTTTTTAVMGPKFRYTVRNKMVKPYFSHSVQLRIEDKQPLIYYMEKACDKYPKKFKKFSVSYKRPFNGYFVDAINEVFGNWYKDETFWLIQNKTGPVDLGVSSYIPTPGDEITFRFVHGYDHLPNHDKTTPSPNNCNCSC from the exons ATGATTGTGATTTGGATATATATGTCTGCTTTGTTTGAACTGACACAATG CGCCGGTCAGTTCCGGTACGCGGTGAGGAACGATGTGTACTCTCCTACCTTCTACCACGAGAAGGATATGGAACTGGTTGATAACAACACTCTCGCCTACTATATGAACAAGGCGTGCGACATGTACCCAGAAACGTTCACCAA GTATGTTGCCACGTATTTCCCAGGGTTGGGCTACTATATCGAGTCCATTAACAATCAGGCTTCTAACTGGCAACATGACAAGACCTACTGGCAGATAAGGAATGACTCCGGACTCTTGCCCCTTG gTGCGAGCAGTTATGTACCATCCAATGGCGAgaatataatgttcaacttgacTGTGTTCGAACCATTTCCGTTCCACGAAACGTTTAGCTATACTGTCAACAATGAAATCAATGTCCCCTACTTCAACCACTCCGTAGACTTATTTATCATAGACGAAAAACCACTGGTTTATTACATGAGTACTGCTTGTAAGAAATACCCGGATGTATTTACAAA CTACTCGGCTACTTACTTTCCAACAGTAGGCTACTTTATCGACTCAATAAACGGTTTGGCCGGCGACTGGGATACTGATAAGTCATATTGGAGAATACTTAACTTCAGTCAACCTCTGTCTGTCG GAGTGAGTTCTTATGTTCCAAGACCGGGCGATAACATCGTATTAAACTTCACCCTATCTGAAAAAGAGAACGGTACGGACCATGCAAAAACAACAGAGACTCCTTCCAACATAAGCTCCAATGCGCCAGTCGTTTTTTCGACAAGCACACGAGCAACAACCACGACTACAACGGCTGTGATGGGACCGAAGTTTAGATACACAGTACGAAACAAGATGGTGAAACCCTACTTTTCACATTCCGTCCAACTGAGAATTGAAGACAAACAGCCGCTGATTTACTATATGGAGAAGGCATGCGACAAATACCCCaagaaatttaaaaa ATTCTCCGTGTCGTACAAGCGACCTTTTAATGGATACTTTGTGGATGCGATCAATGAGGTTTTTGGAAATTGGTACAAGGATGAAACATTCTGGCTGATTCAGAACAAGACAGGCCCAGTCGACTTAG GTGTGAGCAGCTACATTCCCACTCCTGGCGATGAAATCACCTTCCGGTTTGTACACGGATACGACCATTTACCAAACCATGACAAAACGACTCCATCTCCGAACAATTGCAACTGTTCCTGCTAG
- the LOC128238276 gene encoding uncharacterized protein LOC128238276 has product MADGGYDEVSGKLRDFQMRQESESVVMQTRQELDTSAIDVVGSARNEMKEESESVVIQTRQELDTVAIDVVDSARNEMKEEAKTIVHGVKMEMSMLQNSAPPTNQPQYIHKGTDTDNSIAHGLNDNFAILNDQSLLTLAQVISPNELDTLLIYLDVPVPLVKSHKANHPGDIVGAHFLCLKYWRDKHRGNNQTRFRDLTESLGDIGQNDIIATLNSVFGGKVTSRSLRRQDFGHT; this is encoded by the exons ATGGCCGATGGGGGATATGATGAAGTATCTGGAAAGCTCCGTGACTTCCAGATGCGGCAAG AGTCTGAATCTGTGGTAATGCAAACAAGACAAGAGCTTGACACTTCTGCAATAGATGTTGTGGGTTCAGcccgaaatgaaatgaaagaag AGTCTGAATCTGTAGTAATACAAACAAGACAAGAGCTAGATACTGTTGCAATAGATGTTGTGGATTCAGcccgaaatgaaatgaaagaag AAGCCAAGACAATTGTGCATGGTGTGAAGATGGAAATGAGCATGCTGCAGAATTCTGCTCCTCCGACAAATCAGCCACAATATATTCATAAAG GTACTGACACGGACAATTCTATTGCTCATGGCCTGAACGACAACTTTGCCATCCTGAACGACCAGTCCTTGCTTACACTTGCTCAAGTCATTTCACCCAATGAACTCGACACATTGCTGATATATCTAGACGTTCCTGTTCCACTAGTGAAAAGTCACAAAGCAAATCATCCTGGAGACATTGTAGGCGCTCATTTTCTTTGTCTAAAATACTGGAGGGATAAACATCGTGGAAATAATCAGACTCGTTTCAGAGACCTCACTGAATCATTGGGTGATATCGGACAGAATGATATCATTGCCACATTGAACTCAGTTTTCGGCGGCAAGGTCACTAGTAGATCACTTAGACGCCAAGACTTCGGACATACATGA